The Gadus macrocephalus chromosome 12, ASM3116895v1 genome segment AGATAAGAGACAACACCTTATGAACTACGCTAAAGTATCCACACAATACGCTCTAGAACCTGTAGACTGTGCTCTCGAACTAGGTCTAGCCTTTAGACTACACTCTAGAACCCGGTCTAGCCTACGCTCTAGAACCCGGTCTAGCCTTTAGCCTATGCTCTAGAACCCAGTCTAGCCTTTAGACTGTGCTCTCGAAATAGGTCTAGCTTTTGGACTACACTCTAGAATCTGATTTAGCCTTTCGACTACACTCTAGAACCCGGTCTAGACTACGCTCTAGAACCCGGTCTAGCCTTTAGCCTACGCTCTAGAACCTGGTCTAGCCTGTAGACTGCGCTCTAGAACCCGGTCTAGCCTTTACTACCTCCTACATGAGCTCCTCCATTGAGGAGTTCCTCAGATAAACATGGAGGTCCTCAGATCAACATGGAGGTCCTCAGATCAACATGGAGGTCCTCAGATCAACATGGAGGTCCTCAGATCAGCATGGAGGTCCTCAGATCAACATGGAGGTCCTCAGATCAACATGGAGGTCCTCAGATCAACATGGAGGTCCTCAGATCAGCATGGAGGTCCTCAGATCAGCATGGAGGTCCTCAGATCAACATGGAGGTCCTCAGATCAACATGGAGGTCCTCAGATCAACGCTTTCTGTTTCTTACCGAGCTCTCCTGCAGTCTGGTTTTAACGTGACTCTGGAGCGGGGGGCCGTTGGAGGCtcgggtggtggtgctggggtgtagggtggggccggggtgtggggtgggggtggggtgtagggtggggtGCAGGgtggtggggtgtagggtggtggggtgtagggtggtgctgGGGTGCAGGgtggtggggtgtagggtggggtGCAGGgtggtggggtgtagggtgggggtgggtagtagggtggtggtggggtgtagggtgggggtggggtgcagggtgggggtggggtgtagggtggggtGCAGGgtggtggggtgtagggtgggggtggggtgtagggtggtggtggggtgtagggtgggggtggggtgcagcgtggtggtggggtgtagggtgggggtggggtgtagggtgggggtggtggggtgtagggtgggggtggtggggtgcagggtgggggtgctggtgggggtggggtgcagggtggggtgtagggtgggggtgatggggggggtggtgggttgcagggtgggggtggtggggtgcagggtgggggtggggtgcagggtgggggttgggtgcAGGGTGGGCCtccagggagaggggaggaggagggtggagaagCAGAAGGAGGGTTGATCTGAAAAGAAGAAAACCTTCAGTGATTCagaggttagaggtcagaggttagagGTTCGAGGTCAGAGGTTTCTGTCTCTGCCTAATCTGCTCTGTGTgccaggtgaactctgaccctGGGTTAGGTGAACCCTGACCCTGGGttaggtgaactctgaccctGGGTTAGGTGAACCCTGACCCTGGGttaggtgaactctgaccctGGGTTAGGTGGACTCTGACCCTGTGCCAGGTTAACTCTGACCCTGGGttaggtgaactctgaccctgtggcaggtgaactctgaccctGGGTTAGGTGAACCCTGACCCTGGGTTAGGTGAACCCTGACCCTGtgctaggtgaactctgaccctgggttaggtgaactctgaccctGTGCTAGGTGAACCCACGACCCTGGGTTAGGTGAACCCTGACCCTGGGttaggtgaactctgaccctGGGTTAGGTGAACCCTGACCCTGGGttaggtgaactctgaccctgggttaggtgaactctgaccctgtgctaggtgaactctgaccctgggttaggtgaactctgaccctGTGCTAGGTGAACCCCGACCCTGGGTTAGGTGAACCCTGACCCTGGGttaggtgaactctgaccctGGGTTAGGTGAACCCTGACCCTGGGttaggtgaactctgaccctgggttaggtgaactctgaccctGGGTTAGGTGACTCCGACCCTGCTGAAGAACCCTTTACTTTGGGCCGCCCTCTCCATTCGCTGGGCGTTAATCATTCCCCGGAGGAGGCCTTCGCCCTCCCGTGATCTTTGGACTGATTCGATTGTTATTCATTGTTCGTGGTCGGTTGAAGTCTGGTCTGGTTAAAGATTAAAAACATAAATCCAAACTCCAACCTGGTGTTGAGCGTTTGGCGGTGGGTCCAGATTCCAGGGGGGCTGAGGGTCCTGGTtccagggggggtgagggtccGGTTCCCCTCTGCTGCCGGAgctcctcctcccgcctcaGGTCCTCCTCGATGTCCCTCTTGACGCGACCCGggacaccagccccccccacgcCCAGCCCCTCCCTCCAGCCACGAGGACCTGCTCGCCCAGCTGCCCCTGCTGTGACGCTGCTCCTGGTGCCTCCGTCAGCCTCCGTCACCGGAGCCAGAGGGTCAAGGCGGGCGGGGGACAGGACCTGACGGTGGGCCCAGGAGGTGTGGTGGTCGGCAGCGCTCCAGGGGCCCAGCTGGGGGTCTTCAGTGTGTCTCTGaggacagcaggaggagggtGACCCTGGGGccaactccctctctcctcctctgtctctgctgCTTTCCTCTAAAGGCCTCCCTCTCTCAGACCCTCTCAGGCTGGCCTCCAGCTGGGAGGGAGCCTGCTGACCTTCCTGGGGATAAGggtcgaggttagggttaggggagggtttagggttagggtaggggttagggtcgaggttagggttaaggtaggggttagggtcgagGTAAGGggagggtttagggttagggtaggggttagggtcgaggttagggttaaggtaggggttagggttagggtaggggttagggtcgagGTAAGGggagggtttagggttagggtaggggttagggtcgaggttagggttagggtcgaggttagggtaggggttagggtcgaggttagggttagggtaggggcTGGGGTCGAGGttagggtaggggttagggtcgagGTTAGGCTTAGGGTAGGGGCTGGGGTCGAGGTTAGGCttagggtaggggttagggtcgaggttaggcttagggtaggggttagggtcgaggttaggcttagggtaggggttagggtcgagGTTAGGCTTAGGGTAGGGGCTGGGGTCGAGGTTAGGCttagggtaggggttagggtcgaggttaggcttagggtaggggttagggtcgaggttaggcttagggtaggggttagggtcgaggttaggcttagggtcggggttagggtcgaggttagggtaaggggagggtttagggttagggtaggggttagggtcgaggctagggttagggtcgaggtTAGGGTAGGGGCTGGGGTCGAGGTTAGGCttagggtaggggttagggtgggggttagggtcggggttagggtcgaggttagggtaaggggagggtttagggttagggtaggggttagggtcgaggctagggttagggtcgaggttagggttagggtaggggcTGGGGTCGAGGTTAGGCttagggtaggggttagggtcgaggttagggttagggtaggggttagggtcgaggttagggttagggtaggggttagggtcgaggctagggttagggtcgaggttagggtcgaggtcagggttagggttgaggtaAGGGTAGGGGCTAGGGTCGAGGTCAGAGTTAGGGTAGGGGTTATCTTGCAGTGAACTCCTTCCCTGCTGGATCTCTCGCTGGGTCAGGAAGCGGACTTGGTTCCTCTCCTTACCTTTCAGCCCAGAAGGGCTGAGCTGGGAAAATAAAGACTTGGACTTGATCTCAACCATCTCCGCCCTGCTGGGCTTCAGTCCCCGCGCACGCCGCAGCGTCTCCTCTCGCTCCTGAGCCTCACGCATCTCTCTCTCGATCGGCGTCTCCGGAGAGAGCCCCCCCGGCCCTGTTCTGTCCTCGGGGCTGACAGGGGAGTGGCGGCCATCGCTGATGCGGTCAGAGGCGGGTGGCCGGGCCAGCCCCAGGGTGGAGGAACGGTCTCTCTGGGTAGGGACGTGGTCTGGTACATCCTGCTTATGCAAGGATGCTGCCGTACTTTCCTGGTGCAGGGGCCTCGACGGAGGCTTGGAGGGAGGCTGGTCTGGAGGCAGAGCTGCGTTCTGAGGAGACCTCGGCACATTCAGCCGGTCACGCTCCAGCTTCTGGAACTGCTGTCTGGCGGCGCTGAAGTCGATCTGCCCGCTGTCGACGCTCCCAGACGTGTCTGTGGTACCTCCTTCTGGGCTCGAGGTGCGGGACTCAACGCGGAGACTAGAACCTCCCGGCCGCTCGGCTGGGGGGCGGGTCggttccccccctctcccagagtggccccgggccccccctctcccagagtggccccgggccccccctctcccagagtggccccgggcccccggtGTCAGGCTGCTCTTCGGGGCTTGGGTGCGGATGATCTCACGACGCAGTTCTTGTTGCTCTTCTTCCTGAGCTGCAGGTCCGTGCTGCTCGGTGCGgtaccgctcctcctcctcctggaacaGGCGTCCCGGCCTCCGGTGGCTCTGGTAGGTCTGCAGCCTgaagccctccccctccctcagggTGTTCAGCTGCAGCCGTCTCCGTGGAGAGAGCATCCACGCCTCGTTCAGCTCCGCCTCCAGACTCCCAGAGTCGACAAAACTGTAGAAACCGCAGGGGGAGCCGGCGCTGCTGTTGGGACTACTGGGACTACTGGGACTGCTGGGACCGGGACTACTTGGACTACTGGGACCACTGGGACTACTGGGAATACTGGGACCACTGGGACTACTGGGACTGCTGGGACCGCTGGGACAGCTGGTGAGAGGGACATCTCCATCGGGGTCTTCACATTGTGACAACGTCACAAGTCGGGCCGGTACCagagccccccctgacccctgggggccaggggggcccAGCGGGGGGACCGGGGGACCCAGCAGGGTGCGGAGGTCAGAGGGGTCCAGGCGGGGAGTCAGAGGCTGCAGCACCCACTTCCTGGGACTGCTGTCCATGGAGGACCTCTCCTCACCACGGCTCACACTCTGAAACCAGGATGGAGTGTAGAGTAGAGCACAGAGCGCAGAGCATAGAGCGCAGAGAAGTAGAGCGCATAGAAGTAGAGCGCATGGAGCACAGAGAAGTAGAGCGCATAGAAGTAGAGCGCATAGAACACAGAGCGCAGAAAAGTAGAGCGCATAGAAGTAGAGCACATAGAGCACAGAGAAGTAGAGCGCAGAGAAGTAGAGCGCATAGAGCACAGAGCGCATAGAAGTAGAGCGCATAGAAGTAGAGCGTACAGAAGATAGAGTAGAGCGTATTACAGAGTAGAGCGTATTATAGATGATAGAATATAGTTATCGATTTTAGATTATAGATAGGGTTAGCCTATCTGTAGCTCATGACAGCAGACCCAGATCAGTTACAGCGGAGATAAGGGGGTCACTGAGAGTCCGACAGATTATCTAACCCGGAGGGGTGGTTACTATGGAAACTGTCCATCCCATCATGATTCAGCACTTAAGAAGTTGATCAGCTGGATTCAGTCAGACTTTATGAGATAAAGACAAGACTCTGAGCTGCTGTAAAGGACACTctaaaacctgtgtgtgtgtgcgcgtgtgtctgttggtgtgtgtttgtgtgtctgttagtgtgtgtgtgtgtgtgtgcgtgtgtgtgtttctgttggtgtgtgtgtgtgtgtgcgtgtgtgtctgttggtgtgtgtgtgtgtctctgttggtgtgtgtgtgtgtgtgtgtgtgtgtgtgtgtgtgtgtgtgtgtgtgtgcatccctcTGAtaacaaacatttcctggaAACTTCTCTGCCTTAAACTGATGACTGAAAGAAGATATCTTCACCCTTAGCTAAGCCATAACAGACACTCTCttactcttacacacacacacacacacacacacacacacacacacacacacacacacacacacacacacacacacacacacacacacacacacacacacacacacacacacacacacacacacacacacacacacacacacaccaagataaGTCACTAATACTGTTTTCATGTACAGTAGAAAGAATAAAATGAATTCTGTCAAACAGATATCCGGTCGTATCTGGTTTAAAAATGTATAGAACCAAATGAGTGAGACTAGACCTCGTTTTCTGGACATTCATCACTCAGTCTCATCTACAATGTTGATATACGTTCTTATGGAATCTTACCCTGGAAGCTTACAGCCGTAAGCTAGCAACCTGCTTTGAGTTCTGGTTAGTTTTGAAGTAATAGGCTCACTAACCTACTTCTACTGAGGTCATGATGAACCTGGTCACTGATAGCTAATTATTACGGCGTTCTTACCAGACATGATGGCCTTTGTACCAGCGAAGAGGAGAACAATTTAGTTGTAGCACAGTCTATGTTCATAGATCTAGGGTCCTGCTCTGTAAAGAGTTCCTCTAGTGAAGCTTCAGACCAGAGTCCACTTCGTAGATCATCTGGACTCCACCCACAACTACAGAGCCAATGActggacagacacacgcaaacacacacacacacacacacacacacacacacacacacacacacacacacacacacacacacacacacacacacacacacacacacacacacacacacacacacacacacacacacacacacagttattcaTGTTTGCGTTTATTATTATAAGCTGTTAACGGTTTACATACTGACCTTAGACAGATGACCTAGAGAATACATTCACAGGTCGCAGGGTTAAGATGATATAGATGTCATGATACAGTTATAGTTCTGATATGATATGAGTGCTGCGGCCCTCCACACGGCCACCAGGGGGAGGGTTGGGCACCAAGCATGACACCGGGAAGCAAGCATGTTGTCATGACAACAGACCGTAGTGGAGGAAATGGATCTATTTTCTGCTGTCGTAACAAGTTCAAACATCAGCTACCGGTCGTGGTCTAGGATACACTAAGACCTAAAGGATTAGGGTGTAGGACACACTAAGACCTAGTGGACTAGGGTGTAGGACACACTAAGACCTAGTGGACTAGGGTGTAGGACACACTAAGCCCTAGTGGACTAGGGTGTAGGATACAATAAGACCTAAAGGACTAGGGTGTAGGACACACTAAGACCTAGTGGACTAGGGGCTAGGATACACTAAGACATAAGGACTAGGGGCTAGGACACACTAAGACCTAAAGGACTAGGGTGTAGGACACACTAAGACCTAAAGGACTAGGGGCTAGGACACACTAAGACCTAAAGGACTAGGGGCTAGGATACAATAAGACCTAAAGGACTAGGGTGTAGGACACAGACCAAAAGGTCTTGGCTCTTGGACTCTGAGTCTCAGCAGGCTAATATCTCTGTTAATATCTCATAATaaacagacaggaagtgagctgGGCTCAGGTTAAAGTGTCATGTGACTACAGCTGGTTTAAGGCCGTTGTGTTGCTTACTTTACCAACGTGTTGTATAAGTGTTCACatgttatatatacaatataatacacattatatatatcGTGTATTATCTGAGTGTGATAAATAGTAAACACAATAAATGTGGTACATTGGAGAACTTAGATGGTGTGTtcttacgtattttaagcacataagctgcccccacatagccactaggaagcaggatcgaacacacaagctgcaataactactccagccacagatggcagcacctttagacaggtgaggaaggcgtagccattacgtcacaccgaccacgcccacttcacacaggccacgcccacttgaccctaACTAGCGAGACAGTGAGATTTGAGTTCAGAAACCTCCGTTAGTTCAGACTTGCGAGTTAAATATACTGGTTGTCGCTCACACGCGTGCAcgatacaattcccctccttttgcttaatag includes the following:
- the misp gene encoding proteoglycan 4, with the translated sequence MRSTSMRSVLYALYFSALYFSVLYVLYFYALYFSALCVLCALLLCALLLCAPCALLLCALLLCALCSALCALLYTPSWFQSVSRGEERSSMDSSPRKWVLQPLTPRLDPSDLRTLLGPPVPPLGPPGPQGSGGALVPARLVTLSQCEDPDGDVPLTSCPSGPSSPSSPSGPSIPSSPSGPSSPSSPGPSSPSSPSSPNSSAGSPCGFYSFVDSGSLEAELNEAWMLSPRRRLQLNTLREGEGFRLQTYQSHRRPGRLFQEEEERYRTEQHGPAAQEEEQQELRREIIRTQAPKSSLTPGARGHSGRGGARGHSGRGGARGHSGRGGEPTRPPAERPGGSSLRVESRTSSPEGGTTDTSGSVDSGQIDFSAARQQFQKLERDRLNVPRSPQNAALPPDQPPSKPPSRPLHQESTAASLHKQDVPDHVPTQRDRSSTLGLARPPASDRISDGRHSPVSPEDRTGPGGLSPETPIEREMREAQEREETLRRARGLKPSRAEMVEIKSKSLFSQLSPSGLKGKERNQVRFLTQREIQQGRSSLQDNPYPNSDLDPSPYPYLNPNPDLDPNPHPNPYPKPNLDPSPYPNLDPNPSLDPNPYPNPKPSPYPNLDPNPDPKPNLDPNPYPKPNLDPNPYPKPNLDPNPYPKPNLDPSPYPKPNLDPNPYPKPNLDPNPYPKPNLDPNPYPKPNLDPSPYPNPNLDPNPYPNLDPNPNLDPNPYPNPKPSPYLDPNPYPNPNPYLNPNLDPNPYPNPSPNPNLDPYPQEGQQAPSQLEASLRGSERGRPLEESSRDRGGERELAPGSPSSCCPQRHTEDPQLGPWSAADHHTSWAHRQVLSPARLDPLAPVTEADGGTRSSVTAGAAGRAGPRGWREGLGVGGAGVPGRVKRDIEEDLRREEELRQQRGTGPSPPLEPGPSAPLESGPTAKRSTPDQPSFCFSTLLLPSPWRPTLHPTTPTLHPTTPTLHPTLHPTPHPTTLHPTLHPTTLHPSTTLHPTTLHPTTLHPTLHPTPTPHPGPTLHPSTTTRASNGPPLQSHVKTRLQESSYAGIRPIDHINNQVVKATRVFRHQNLKALQWEAGQFYSLPDQQAPTASDQTSPTADVAQLRPASSHCP